In one Dreissena polymorpha isolate Duluth1 chromosome 7, UMN_Dpol_1.0, whole genome shotgun sequence genomic region, the following are encoded:
- the LOC127838535 gene encoding uncharacterized protein LOC127838535 isoform X3, with the protein MNELITDRGLRNWIKACLGLKCVRDGMLPFMERKCEDMYANNETFTKSITKLTTYLCSVCCVKDVKPNHSMKNCPAKRQLGGKTKCACTNKKKQLCPHGGACGVMYDRIMNDHVNMAPRWDNSDCQKWYLNGWEQMKCFIEIPGYKEKAHISQADVTAFVHICQNNKTLYTIFKSHLGKLMQVRSDRNEIYHSGDLDLTDDKLKEYLANMKAVLNIAVFNAFTSDIQEQLDKLAKLEADVGIEVDTETEIEARKEALNALIEDTSTLEERIANTPADEPELSIQQAQFAVLQDSHMRSIADRLKGIKDEFNLCAKFLLEQSTELKSITAGVHVNTKAFEALQKELVQQSELIRGIEVATVKTNLVVTKSYKTLKDVECDVKTILLIFKEIFKHNRPHVRNINGSIVAEIKGTSDEKQLSNEIVQAFRNRKLTPDQEANGDFNNVVMDVIKAVEADGNDIIDVRTGSIIINILCPSLTNWITLCEKCIDGRMTRRFKPLQDYLRKNTSFGNLTITVDMLETDFVESVDTIVKQLYPHLIAALPQNMHRPDGIENTNVQQMNAMLTCLLDNSYQYSHQKHIADIQIHRAHRIQCPETQIDNGQTTWVRVDQICTGSKTDQNETPPTSETLSVQNTFSGTHTDLNVKEDAISTDLEACGRKIYDVTQPKIKQSNHDERYQVTSRNSDGSISIASFRESLMFRPRNSEHLYRSIGTNTAVTSRSSTDPELRKESWAFGSPHMMPDMSLEREDTPRRGLKRDRAYNKPFSTSSMSVFEESLHKGLKALESGKFNRRRCHAAQNQAVQ; encoded by the exons ATGAATGAACTTATCACGGATCGCGGTTTGAGAAACTGGATAAAGGCGTGTTTAGGATTAAAGTGTGTCAGGGATGGCATGCTTCCGTTTATGGAAAGGAAGTGCGAAGACATGTACGCAAACAATGAAACATTCACCAAAAGCATTActaaattaacaacatatttatgcAGTGTTTGTTGTGTAAAGGATGTTAAACCAAATCATTCTATGAAAAACTGTCCTGCAAAAAGACAGTTGGGTGGAAAAACAAAATGCGCATGTACTAATAAGAAAAAACAACTATGCCCTCATGGAGGTGCGTGTGGGGTTATGTACGACAGAATTATGAACGACCATGTCAATATGGCCCCTCGGTGGGACAACTCAGATTGTCAAAAATGGTACTTGAACGGATGGGAACAGATGAAGTGTTTCATAGAAATACCCGGATATAAAGAAAAGGCACATATTTCGCAGGCAGATGTAACTGCTTTTGTGCACATTTGTCAGAACAACAAAACTTTATATACGATATTTAAATCACATTTAGGTAAACTAATGCAG GTCCGGTCAGATCGCAACGAGATTTACCATTCTGGAGATTTGGATTTAACAGATGACAAGTTGAAAGAATATCTTGCAAACATGAAAGCTGTACTCAATATAGCTGTGTTTAACGCTTTTACAAGTGATATCCAGGAACAGTTGGATAAACTGGCAAAA tTAGAGGCTGATGTCGGCATTGAAGTTGATACGGAAACAGAAATTGAAGCACGTAAAGAAGCATTGAATGCTTTGATCGAAGACACAAGCACGTTAGAAGAGCGAATTGCGAACACACCCGCTGATGAACCAGAATTAAGTATCCAACAAGCCCAGTTTGCAGTTTTACAGGACTCCCACATGAGAAGCATTGCGGATCGCTTGAAAGGAATAAAAGATGAATTCAATCTCTGCGCAAAGTTTCTACTTGAACAATCAACCGAATTGAAAAGCATTACCGCGGGAGTTCATGTAAATACAAAGGCCTTTGAAGCGTTACAAAAG GAACTAGTGCAACAATCCGAACTCATCCGTGGTATCGAAGTTGCTACTGTAAAGACCAACTTAGTTGTAACTAAAAGCTACAAAACGTTAAAAGACGTTGAGTGCG ATGTAAAAACGATTCTACTGATATTCAAGGAAATTTTTAAGCATAATAGACCTCACGTCAGAAATATTAATG GGTCGATTGTTGCTGAAATAAAGGGGACATCTGACGAAAAGCAATTATCAAATGAAATTGTACAGGCATTCCGTAATAGAAAATTAACTCCTGACCAAGAAGCTAACGGTGATTTTAACAATGTCGTTATGGATGTAATAAAAGCTGTTGAAGCGG ACGGAAATGATATCATCGATGTACGCACCGGTAGCATAATCATTAATATCCTATGCCCGTCCTTGACCAACTGGATAACCCTATGCGAGAAATGCATTGATGGCAGGATGACACGGCGGTTCAAACCGTTACAAGATTACTTGAGGAAAAACACAAGCTTTGGAAATCTAACAATTACGGTCGACATGCTGGAAACAGATTTTGTTGAATCAGTTGACACAATTG TCAAGCAGTTATATCCACACTTGATTGCTGCCTTACCTCAAAACATGCACCGTCCAGATGGAATCGAAAACACAAATGTACAGCAAATGAATGCCATGTTAACGTGCCTCCTGGACAACTCATATCAGTATTCCCATCAAAAACAta TTGCAGATATTCAGATACACCGTGCGCATAGAATTCAATGTCCAGAAACGCAGATCGACAATGGTCAAACAACATGGGTCAGAGTTGACCAAATTTGCACGGGATCGAAAACCGATCAGAACGAAACACCACCGACAAGTGAAACTTTGTCAGTTCAAAACACCTTTTCAGGGACGCACACCGACCTAAACGTTAAGGAAGATGCAATATCGACTGACTTGGAAGCTTGCGGACGTAAAATTT ACGATGTCACGCAGCCCAAAATCAAGCAATCCAATCACGATGAACGCTACCAAGTGACGTCGCGGAATTCTGATGGCTCAATATCGATTGCAAGTTTTCGAGAGAGCCTAATGTTTCGCCCACGGAACTCGGAGCATTTGTATCGATCGATTGGCACGAATACGGCGGTTACTTCTAGAAGCTCCACCGATCCGGAATTAAGGAAAGAAAGTTGGGCTTTTGGTTCCCCTCACATGATGCCTGACATGTCTTTGGAAAGGGAAGACACCCCAAGAAGAGGGTTAAAGCGAGATAGGGCATATAATAAACCATTCTCCACCAGTTCGATGTCTGTTTTCGAGGAAAGTCTTCACAAAGGGTTGAAAGCCTTGGAAAGTG